Genomic window (Romboutsia lituseburensis):
ACTAACCCTGATATAATTCCTGCATTATTTGCACACTGTATGTCAGTTGGCATATCACCAATGTAAATACATGAATCTTTATCTACTCCTGTTAGTTCAATATATTTAAGTAATGGTTCTGGATTTGGCTTATGATTCTTTGTATCATCTTCCAAAACAATAGTCGTGAAAAATTCTTCTAAATTAAATGTCCCAAAGAATTTTTCGTACTCATTTTTGCTCCTCGATGATACAGCTCCTAAAGAACATCCTTTTTCTTTTAGATATCTAAGCATCTCCTTTGCCCCATCGAAAAAATCTGCTTTTGAAGAATACTTCTCATAATTTTCCTGCCATTTGTATGTATATTTCTTATCCACATTAGCATTCAATCGTTGCAGGCCTATATCTGTTGTAACGCCTAGTACCACTTTTACTTCATCTAATGTATATTCATGACCATATTCTTTTAATGTATCTTGCCATGTTTTTAATATAGCATGTTCAGTATCAATTAATGTTCCATCTAAATCAAATATATAATGTTTTAAATTCATATCTATTCCCCCTATAAGTTTCCGTTTTCCAACTTATTTGTTATGTTAACTATAGCATAATTTTATTGTTTAATATAGCTGATATGGATATGTACTAACAAAAGTAAAACGATAATATGATTTATACCATTAGGTCTAACCACATATACCATTAAGGCTTTCTAAATAACTATTCACGCATAGCTTATTTACAATTCATTTAAATATAATTAAACTGAAATTAATTTTATTTCTCAACATATTAAAATTTTAAATAAAAATAAATATTAGACTAAAAATATAGTTTATTATTGGGAGGGAATCAGATTTTATGAGTGATACAGAAATTAAAAGAAATGTATATGAACTACAAAAATTCAACTTAATTGGGCCACAACTAACTAATACTCTATTGATGTTAGTAATTTTTTTGCCTAGCCTTTTTAAAGAATTAAATATATCAGTCTATACGCTAGGCTTATTAGTTCTAATCGCAGCGTCAAACTGTTTTACAGTACTTTATTTTAACAGACAATTAAAAAAATATGATTTAAATAAGTATGGTAATAAAACAATCACAAAAATTCAAACAACAATGTGCAGCTTATTTTTTATTTTTCTAATACTTGTTACTATAAAAAATATATTTTTTAAATAAAAACATAATATATCAACAAGTTTTGTAGGAGGTATCTATATGAAAAATATTTCTAAAAATTTTAAATTGAATTTACCTATAATAGGATTTATATTAATAGATTTATATTTAATTGCATCTTCTAGTAGTAATGTCCAAATTGCACTATTAGTTATGTCCTTAGCACTTTTTATTAGAGCCTTATTTAATTCTAAAAATAAAGCTAATTAGTTTGAACTATTCTTAAAATTAATATTTTGAACTCATTAAAGTGAGTTTAGTGTGGTAAATGAATTTATACTAAAAAAAATATAGTTAAATTAGAGGTGTTTTTTCTAAATTAACTATATTTTTTAAATTTATAATATAACTCTATTCATTTATATTACTCATATCTTTATTATTTTCTTTAAAGTAATTGAGTAGATAATCTTTAAAGTTTGAACTATTTTCTGCATCTACAATAATAACCATCCCTTCATATCCCTCAGTATACCAAAATACATTAGTTACGATGTTTTCTTCAATAACAATAGCAACAAATGAAAACTCATCTAATTTTATAAATTTTTCTATATCATCTATATTTTTAGGTACATAAAGTAATCCAATTGAAAAATCTAAATTCATAGTTGTTTCATTTTTAAGTCTGTAAATCTCACTTTTAGGTAGTCTTAATTCTTCAAAATAGTTTTGTCTTATCTGTGAAATAAATGAATCAACATCATAATCATGAAAATCATCTATATAATAATCAAGGGGTAAATCAACACCCAAACCTAACTTTTTTTCATTAGCAAAATTCCCTAATATATTTACAAATTCTTCTAATCTAAATTTATCATTGATTATAATGTAACATTGCTTACTTAACATTTTAGTACATCCTCTCAATTTAATGAGTTGAAATATCCATTTAAACTCTTTTTTTACTTTAATAAATTATCATTAAAGTAAAATTTAATCAATAAATATTACCTTAGTGGTAATATTTCATGTGTGAATGGTCATTTTACCGTAAAAGCTAACTCAATTAGTGGATTTATCAAGATATTAATTATTGCAATATCAGTAAAAAAATATAGCTTTTAATTATTTCTTATAAATTCATAACAATCATCTACTCCATTTATATAATTTTTAAAGTTCGGCTCTATTTGTACATCTGGTTTGTATCCACCTTTATATCCTGGGATTTTATTTATGAAATCTTTAGAGCAATTTACTGTTATTTTGGAATTTGGTAGTTCGAAATCATTGTCTCTTATCGTAGTCATATTTACATTGGATCCCGTTTCTGTACCCACCACTACTGCATCTAAGTTATTTACAATGTCAACCACAGCTTGAGTTGCAGATGAGAATGTATTTTCACTCGTAATTACATACGTTTTTGCATTTTGTTTAATATTAGTTAAACCTTACAATTCTATAAGTAGGTAATTAGTTAAGCCTAGAGTTCCGCCTGGATTGTTTCTTAAATCTATTACAAATTTATCAAAAGAGGTAGAATTTATTGAGGTTATAAGGTCATCTACGAATTTATAGAAATCAGGAGCTTTACGTTTTTCTTCATCAGTTAGCCAAGATGAATTATTATTTATACATTTATTGTATTGAAAATAAAGGATATTATCTTTTTCTATATATTTAAACCAATAATCATCATAGGATCTGGTAGGCTTTGTAGATATTTCACTTTCATTTTTTATTAATGTTGATAAATTTATATAGTTTACATTTTTAAAATTCATTGTATCTAAATTTGTAATATATTTATCACCATTTTCTTTTTCAAATACAAATTTAGCAGAATTATTATCTACTATATCTAGAAATTTAAGTATTTCATATACTGAAATATATTTTGTAATTCCAGATTTTAATCCAGCATTATTATCATAAGAATAAGTTGTTGATACTTTTTTTATTATTTCATTTAATTCAATATCGTTAATAGATACTAATTTAAGCCCAAGTATTTCTTTGTGTTTAGAGTCACAAGAATATACTCTTAATCCATCATCAAACCATTTATAAGTAATTGGAAAGATTTGCATATTATCATAACTCTTTGCTTCGCCTGGAGGGGTAATCATTTCGATAAGAGAAATATTGGTATGTGCATCTTTAAGCATTGATAAAATTTGCTCTAGTTTTATTGAAATTTCTATGTCTGATAAAAAGTTTATATTTTCCTTTAAGTTCTTTATCTCTTTATCAAATTCACTTTCTGATATATTTAAATACAAGTTAGGATGCCTTGATTTTAGCTCCTTGCTAAAAAATTCTATATCCTCAACCCACTGCTCATTGCTTAATTTTTTATCTAGTTTTGTATTAAATTTAGTGCAACCAGTTGATAAAATTACGGATAGAACAAGCAAAAGACTTATAAGCTTTTTCATCGATATACTCCTTTTCATTGCTATACAACCTTTACTTACCCTAATGTTTAATTTTGTATCAATCAATTAAATATTCTCTTTTTAATAAAGAAAGAACTACAGTATCTTTTTTCACATCATTTTGTATAATATATTCTCTTAATACACCTTCTTTTGTAAATCCAACTTTCTTAAGTAAATTTAAAGATGCCAGATTCTCTGTAAATGCAACTGCCCCTATCCTATTTAAATCTAGTTTATCAAATCCAAACTTTATTATTTCATTTATAGCCTCTGTTGCAAATCCTTGTCTCCAGTAATTTGAGTTAATATCATACCCTATGTCTGCTCTTTTATTTTTAACCTGCACTGCATCATAACCAATAGTACCAATTAGTTTCCTACTTTCTTTATCTATTACGCCCCACCTGATACCTCTACATTCATCATACCTAGTATCTAATTCATTAATTAGATCATATACCTCTTCCATGTTGATTACTGATTTTTTGCCTAAATATCTAGTTACTTTATCATTAGATAAATATTCAAATATATCATTTGCATCATCAGTGGTAATTTTTCTTAAATATAACCTTATCGTT
Coding sequences:
- a CDS encoding HAD family hydrolase; translation: MNLKHYIFDLDGTLIDTEHAILKTWQDTLKEYGHEYTLDEVKVVLGVTTDIGLQRLNANVDKKYTYKWQENYEKYSSKADFFDGAKEMLRYLKEKGCSLGAVSSRSKNEYEKFFGTFNLEEFFTTIVLEDDTKNHKPNPEPLLKYIELTGVDKDSCIYIGDMPTDIQCANNAGIISGLVTWNSSGVSCAEATLSFSSPKEVCDLVTTRACSSVD
- a CDS encoding S41 family peptidase, with the translated sequence MKKLISLLLVLSVILSTGCTKFNTKLDKKLSNEQWVEDIEFFSKELKSRHPNLYLNISESEFDKEIKNLKENINFLSDIEISIKLEQILSMLKDAHTNISLIEMITPPGEAKSYDNMQIFPITYKWFDDGLRVYSCDSKHKEILGLKLVSINDIELNEIIKKVSTTYSYDNNAGLKSGITKYISVYEILKFLDIVDNNSAKFVFEKENGDKYITNLDTMNFKNVNYINLSTLIKNESEISTKPTRSYDDYWFKYIEKDNILYFQYNKCINNNSSWLTDEEKRKAPDFYKFVDDLITSINSTSFDKFVIDLRNNPGGTLGLTNYLLIEL
- a CDS encoding GNAT family N-acetyltransferase encodes the protein MDFPVLETIRLYLRKITTDDANDIFEYLSNDKVTRYLGKKSVINMEEVYDLINELDTRYDECRGIRWGVIDKESRKLIGTIGYDAVQVKNKRADIGYDINSNYWRQGFATEAINEIIKFGFDKLDLNRIGAVAFTENLASLNLLKKVGFTKEGVLREYIIQNDVKKDTVVLSLLKREYLID